Genomic DNA from Solanum pennellii chromosome 3, SPENNV200:
CCAACGGCTCGTGTCACCATTTCTGATCCAGCTTTAATTAGGGATATATTCGTCCTGAAATCagataattttgagaaaaatgagtcACCAGCCCTTGTCAAGAAGCTTGAAGGTGATGGTTTACttagtctcaaaggtgaaaaaTGGGTTCACCATAGGAAAATTATTACTCCTACATTCTACATAGAAAATCTCAGGGTAAGTCTAAATTTCAACTAAGAATAATACTACGGTTTTTTTTATTGTACTCAGAAAGATTGATTTTTCCGATGATCACTTAACTATTAACTGAGTGATCATTTGAAaaacttaactttattttttttacttatagcTAATTCTACATTTATGTACAATCACctcaatttgtatttaaaaaagaaaaattcaactcCTATTTATCTATCATTTTCCTACGTATAGCTAATGATTCCCATGATGGGAAAGAGCATGAAGGAGATGTTAGACAAATGGTCAAAAATGTCAAACGCCAGCGGAAAAGTAGAGATTGAAGTATCAGAAATGTTCTCAACATTAGCAGAAGATGTCATTACGCGTATTGTGTTTGGAAACAGCTACGAAGATGGTAAAGCCATCTTTGAGTTACAAGCACAACAAATGATTTATGCCACCGAAGCTTATCAAAAAGTATTCATCCCTGGATACAGGTCTATATCGTTAAATCTCTCTGTAACAATCGTCGAGAATAACGCGTTATgtttgaaagtttttttttttttttgtattgtgTTTGGACAGGTTTTTGCCTAGTAAAAAGAATAGAATATGTTGGAGATTGGATAAACAAGTGCGTAAATCTTTGATGAAACTgattgaagaaagaagaaaaaaagaagaggttTTGTCAGAAGAATGTCCGAATGATTTATTGGAAGTAATGATCAAAGCAGGTAGTGAtgatgaatatagaaataccaTCACAGTTAATGACATTGTCGAAGAATGCAAGACCATTTTCTTTGCCGGCAAACATACCACGTCTAATTTGCTGACGTGGACCACCATTTTACTAGCCATGCATCCTAAGTGGCAGGAATTGGCACGTGATGAAGTTTTAACTGTCTGTGGAGCACGTGATCCTCCATCTAAACAACAAATTTCAAAGCTTAAGACGGtatgttattaattttgtttattcACCCTAATTATCATTTTCTTAAACAAACTAaacattaatataattaatgcaTGTGGTATAAAGGCACcaactttattttgttctttgataacataataataatactcGTTGCCTCGTGAGCATGGTGAATGTTTCTCTATCAGAtaattttttcactttgtttttgtattttgtctTATATGCTAAGACAGAATCATTAAAGCTTTTAAGTTTAAATAAAGGGAACTTTATATCAAGGTAATACTTATATTCCTGACCACCAAAactgtaaaaatatttaacattttataaGATAAATGTAATGTAAATtctttctttaaatatttattacagTACAAGAAAATTAGAATGATCAACTTTCACCATTCACTTAACTAGCTAGTAATTACCTCAAAAGTTCActcgattaaaaaaaattatgtaccattca
This window encodes:
- the LOC107012927 gene encoding cytochrome P450 734A1-like; its protein translation is MEGFCFQWLCAIVFLYVLLLFTQKAFVHLWWTPKIIQKHFKKQGITGPKYHFLFGNLKEIASFTTPSWPSTFTSHDILPNVLPFYHHWKKIYGSIFVIWFGPTARVTISDPALIRDIFVLKSDNFEKNESPALVKKLEGDGLLSLKGEKWVHHRKIITPTFYIENLRLMIPMMGKSMKEMLDKWSKMSNASGKVEIEVSEMFSTLAEDVITRIVFGNSYEDGKAIFELQAQQMIYATEAYQKVFIPGYRFLPSKKNRICWRLDKQVRKSLMKLIEERRKKEEVLSEECPNDLLEVMIKAGSDDEYRNTITVNDIVEECKTIFFAGKHTTSNLLTWTTILLAMHPKWQELARDEVLTVCGARDPPSKQQISKLKTLGMIINESVRLYPPAVAAIRRAKVDTQLGDFTLPRGTELLIPIIAIHHDQTLWGQDANEFNPARFGLGVAQAAKHPMAFMPFGLGARRCVGQNLAVLQAKLAIAMILQRFSFDLSPNYQHAPTILMLLCPQYGAPIIFQKL